In the Onychostoma macrolepis isolate SWU-2019 chromosome 09, ASM1243209v1, whole genome shotgun sequence genome, one interval contains:
- the LOC131547081 gene encoding granzyme B-like isoform X1, with translation MVLNSFLLLLVICLAGGMGSGIIGGKEAKPHSRPYMASIQYKNHHTCGGMLIREDYVLTAAHCLNDNVHCDQNHFEVVLGVHNISKVEKSQQRIPVIKCIPHTKFKQNNTMDYSYDIMLLKLKNKAKLNKFVKVMPLPKKNGKTPANVKCSIAGWGSKTPKGEQASDVMQEVKLKLQFSFECKNKWKQYFNSERMICSVSDGKHAFCSGDSGSPFICNTKPQGIASYTIDGSCTNTKYPQAYVKLSYFLTWIKDKIR, from the exons ATGGTTCTTAattcttttcttcttctgctTGTTATCTGTTTGGCTG GTGGGATGGGGAGTGGTATTATTGGAGGAAAAGAAGCTAAACCTCATTCTAGGCCATACATGGCATCTATTCAGTACAAAAATCATCACACATGTGGAGGGATGCTGATCAGAGAGGATTATGTACTGACAGCGGCCCACTGTTTGAA tgaCAATGTCCACTGTGATCAGAACCACTTTGAGGTTGTTCTGGGAGTTCACAACATTTCCAAGGTGGAAAAGAGCCAGCAGAGAATCCCAGTGATTAAATGCATTCCACATACTAAGTTTAAACAGAACAATACGATGGACTACAGCTATGATATCATGTTACTAAAG CTGAAGAACAAAGCCAAGCTGAACAAATTTGTAAAAGTTATGCCTCTTccaaagaaaaatggaaaaacaccaGCTAATGTCAAATGCTCCATTGCTGGTTGGGGGTCGAAAACCCCAAAAGGAGAACAGGCATCAGATGTGATGCAGGAAGTCAAGCTTAAACTGCAATTCAGCTTCGAATGTAAAAACAAGTGGAAGCAGTACTTCAACTCTGAGAGAATGATCTGTAGTGTTTCAGATGGGAAACATGCTTTTTGTTCG GGGGATTCAGGAAGTCCTTTTATCTGCAATACTAAACCACAAGGAATTGCTTCATATACCATTGATGGTAGCTGTACAAATACCAAATATCCTCAAGCTTATGTAAAACTCTCCTACTTCCTCACCTGGATTAAAGATAaaattagatag
- the dnajb11 gene encoding dnaJ homolog subfamily B member 11, whose protein sequence is MAVRGMKLSSVCFLLLYLILTVLAGRDFYNILGVSKSASIKDIKKAYRKLALQLHPDRNQDDPNAQDKFADLGAAYEVLSDEEKRKQYDAYGEEGLKEGHHSSHGDIFSSFFGDFGFMFGGNRQPAGRDIPRGNDIVLDLEVTLEEVYSGNFVEVVRNKPVAKEAPGKRKCNCRQEMRTTQLGPGRFQMTQEVVCDECPNIKLVNEERTLEVEIEQGVRDEMEYPFIGEGEPHIDGEPGDLRFRIKVLKHPMFERRGDDLYTNVTISLVEALVGFEMDISHLDGHKVHVVRDKITKPGARIWKKGEGLPNFDNNNIRGSLIVTFDVDFPKEQLDDQQKDGIKQLLKQAPSQKVYNGLQGY, encoded by the exons ATGGCTGTTAGAGGAATGAAATTGTCGAGTGTTTGTTTTCTACTTTTATATTTGATATTGACAGTACTGGCTGG GAGGGATTTCTACAATATTCTGGGGGTTAGTAAATCAGCATCAATTAAAGACATTAAGAAAGCCTACAGAAAGCTGGCATTGCAGCTTCATCCAGATAGAAACCAAGATGACCCAAATGCCCAAGACAAATTTGCAGACCTCGGAGCTGCTTACGAG GTGCTCTCGGATGAGGAGAAAAGGAAGCAGTATGATGCATATGGAGAGGAGGGTTTAAAAGAAGGCCATCACAGTTCACACGGTGATATATTCTCCAG TTTCTTTGGCGACTTTGGATTTATGTTCGGTGGAAATAGGCAGCCAGCCGGCCGGGATATTCCAAGGGGTAATGATATAGTACTGGACCTTGAAGTAACCCTAGAAGAGGTGTATTCAGGGAATTTTGTAGAG GTGGTTCGAAACAAACCTGTAGCAAAAGAAGCCCCAGGCAAAAGAAAATGCAATTGCCGACAGGAAATGAGAACCACACAGCTAGGACCAGGTCGCTTCCAGATGACACAAGAAGTAGTCTGTGATGAATGCCCCAATATCAA GCTTGTGAATGAAGAGAGGACGCTAGAGGTGGAGATCGAGCAGGGTGTGAGAGATGAGATGGAATACCCTTTTATTGGGGAAG GTGAACCTCACATTGACGGTGAGCCTGGAGATCTGCGTTTCCGCATCAAAGTTTTAAA GCATCCAATGTTTGAGCGCAGAGGTGACGACCTCTATACAAACGTCACCATCTCTCTGGTAGAGGCTCTGGTCGGTTTTGAGATGGACATCAGTCATTTAGATGGTCACAAG GTGCACGTGGTCAGAGATAAAATCACTAAGCCAGGAGCTCGTATTTGGAAGAAGGGTGAGGGCTTACCAAATTTTGACAACAACAATATCCGTGGGTCGCTCATAGTCACCTTTGATGTAGATTTCCCCAAGGAGCAGCTTGATGACCAGCAGAAAGATG gtATAAAGCAACTTCTGAAACAGGCACCATCTCAAAAGGTTTATAACGGACTGCAGGGATACTGA
- the LOC131547081 gene encoding granzyme B-like isoform X2 translates to MVLNSFLLLLVICLAGGMGSGIIGGKEAKPHSRPYMASIQYKNHHTCGGMLIREDYVLTAAHCLNDNVHCDQNHFEVVLGVHNISKVEKSQQRIPVIKCIPHTKFKQNNTMDYSYDIMLLKLKNKAKLNKFVKVMPLPKKNGKTPANVKCSIAGWGSKTPKGEQASDVMQEVKLKLQFSFECKNKWKQYFNSERMICSVSDGKHAFCSGDSGSPFICNTKPQGIASYTIDDK, encoded by the exons ATGGTTCTTAattcttttcttcttctgctTGTTATCTGTTTGGCTG GTGGGATGGGGAGTGGTATTATTGGAGGAAAAGAAGCTAAACCTCATTCTAGGCCATACATGGCATCTATTCAGTACAAAAATCATCACACATGTGGAGGGATGCTGATCAGAGAGGATTATGTACTGACAGCGGCCCACTGTTTGAA tgaCAATGTCCACTGTGATCAGAACCACTTTGAGGTTGTTCTGGGAGTTCACAACATTTCCAAGGTGGAAAAGAGCCAGCAGAGAATCCCAGTGATTAAATGCATTCCACATACTAAGTTTAAACAGAACAATACGATGGACTACAGCTATGATATCATGTTACTAAAG CTGAAGAACAAAGCCAAGCTGAACAAATTTGTAAAAGTTATGCCTCTTccaaagaaaaatggaaaaacaccaGCTAATGTCAAATGCTCCATTGCTGGTTGGGGGTCGAAAACCCCAAAAGGAGAACAGGCATCAGATGTGATGCAGGAAGTCAAGCTTAAACTGCAATTCAGCTTCGAATGTAAAAACAAGTGGAAGCAGTACTTCAACTCTGAGAGAATGATCTGTAGTGTTTCAGATGGGAAACATGCTTTTTGTTCG GGGGATTCAGGAAGTCCTTTTATCTGCAATACTAAACCACAAGGAATTGCTTCATATACCATTGATG ATAAATAA
- the rabl3 gene encoding rab-like protein 3: MASLDRVKVLVLGDSGVGKSSLVHLLCQNQVLGNPSWTVGCSVDVRVHDYREGTPEEKTCYIELWDVGGSIGSASSVKSTRAVFYNSVNGIILVHDLTNKKSSQNLYRWSLEALSKDSSPTGIIVSNGDYDREQFAENSVPLLLIGTKFDQIPENKRNDVLTRTAFLSEDFNAEEINLDCTNPRYLAAGSSNAVKLSRFFDKVIEKRYFTRDPSQMQSFTDRRRFNFKSLHND; this comes from the exons ATGGCATCTTTGGACAGGGTGAAAGTGTTGGTTTTGGGAGATTCTG GAGTAGGGAAGTCCTCTCTTGTACATTTACTTTGCCAGAATCAGGTTTTGGGGAATCCGTCATGGACTGTGGGCTGCTCAGTGGATGTCAGG GTTCATGACTACAGAGAAGGCACTCCAGAAGAGAAGACATGCTACATTGAACTCTGGGACGTTGGGGGATCTATTGGCAGTGCCAGCAGTGTTAAAAGCACCAGAGCTGTGTTTTACAACTCTGTTAATG GTATTATTTTAGTTCATGATTTGACCAACAAGAAATCCTCCCAGAATCTGTACCGCTGGTCACTGGAGGCACTGAGCAAAGACTCCTCTCCAACTGGCATCATTGTATCAAATGG GGATTATGACAGAGAACAGTTTGCAGAGAACTCAGTTCCCCTACTGCTTATTGGCACCAAATTTGATCAGATCCCAGAAAACAAGAGGAATGATGTGCTGACCCGCACTGCCTTTCTATCTGAAGACTTTAATGCGGAAGAGATCAATTTG GATTGTACAAATCCACGGTATCTTGCTGCTGGATCATCAAATGCTGTTAAATTGAGCCGATTCTTTGACAAG GTAATAGAGAAGAGATACTTCACAAGAGACCCTAGCCAG ATGCAGAGTTTCACCGACAGGAGGCGCTTTAATTTCAAGAGTCTCCACAATGATTGA
- the LOC131546508 gene encoding granzyme B-like gives MDSSIIGGKEAKPHSRPYMASIQCKNHHTCGGMLIREDYVLTAAHCLNRSVFSSRDHFEVVLGAHDIKKKEKTQQRIPVIKYIRHPMFELNNKMDYSYDIMLLKLKNKAKLNKFVKVMALPKKNGKTPANVKCSIAGWGLKTPNGEQASDVMQEVKLKLQFSFECKNKWKQYFSSERMICSVSDGKHAFCSMTGNKS, from the exons ATGGACAGCAGTATTATTGGAGGAAAAGAGGCTAAACCTCATTCTAGGCCATACATGGCATCTATTCAGTGCAAAAATCATCACACATGTGGAGGGATGCTGATCAGAGAGGATTATGTACTGACAGCGGCCCACTGTTTGAA TCGTAGTGTCTTCTCTAGTCGAGACCACTTTGAGGTTGTTCTGGGAGCTCACGACATCAAAAAGAAGGAGAAGACCCAGCAGAGAATCCCAGTGATTAAATACATTCGACATCCTATGTTTGAACTGAACAATAAGATGGACTACAGCTATGATATAATGTTACTAAAG CTGAAGAACAAAGCCAAGCTGAATAAATTTGTGAAAGTTATGGCTCTTccaaagaaaaatggaaaaacaccaGCTAATGTTAAATGCTCCATTGCTGGTTGGGGGTTGAAAACCCCAAATGGAGAACAGGCATCAGATGTGATGCAAGAAGTCAAGCTTAAACTGCAGTTCAGCTTCGAATGTAAAAACAAGTGGAAGCAGTACTTCAGCTCTGAGAGAATGATCTGTAGTGTTTCAGATGGGAAACATGCTTTTTGTTCG ATGACTGGTAACAAATCCTAA